One window of Camelina sativa cultivar DH55 chromosome 4, Cs, whole genome shotgun sequence genomic DNA carries:
- the LOC109132716 gene encoding ABC transporter B family member 6-like, translating to MMISRGLFGWSPPHIQPLTPVSEVSEPPESPSPYLDPGAENGGTGTATQAEDEEDMEEPEEMEPPPAAVPFSQLFACADRFDWVLMVFGSLAAAAHGTALIVYLHYFAKIVHVLALPSESDHRISDDQFNRLFELSLTIVYIAGGVFVSGWIEVSCWILTGERQTAVIRSKYVQVLLNQDMSFFDTYGNNGDIVSQVLSDVLLIQSALSEKVGNYIHNMATFISGLIIGFVNCWEIALITLATGPFIVAAGGISNIFLHRLAENIQDAYAEAASIAEQVFKFLGLSFQNIAI from the exons ATGATGATTTCCAGAGGTTTGTTCGGTTGGTCTCCGCCGCATATACAACCGTTAACTCCTGTCTCTGAGGTTTCCGAGCCTCCTGAGTCTCCTTCTCCTTACCTCGATCCTGGTGCTGAGAACGGTGGTACGGGCACGGCGACGCAAGCAGAGGATGAGGAAGATATGGAGGAGCCTGAGGAGATGGAGCCTCCTCCTGCTGCTGTTCCTTTCTCTCAGCTCTTCGCTTGTGCTGATCGTTTTGATTGGGTTCTTATGGTTTTTGGATcccttgctgctgctgctcatgGTACTGCGCTTATTGTCTACTTGCATTACTTTGCCAAAATTGTTCACGTCCTTGCCCTTCCCAGTGAATCCGATCACCGGATTAGTGATGATCAGTTCAATCGCCTTTTCGAG CTTTCGCTGACTATTGTATACATCGCTGGAGGTGTTTTCGTATCTGGTTGGATTG aggTCTCTTGCTGGATACTGACTGGAGAGAGGCAGACTGCTGTGATCAGGTCAAAGTATGTACAAGTACTACTAAATCAGGATATGAGTTTCTTTGATACATATGGGAATAACGGGGATATAGTGAGCCAAGTGCTGAGTGATGTCCTACTCATTCAGTCAGCTCTAAGCGAAAAA GTTGGAAATTACATTCATAACATGGCAACATTTATCAGTGGTCTTATCATAGGTTTTGTTAACTGCTGGGAAATTGCGCTCATTACGTTAGCAACCGGTCCTTTCATTGTTGCTGCTGGAGGCATATCGAATATATTTCTCCACAGACTTGCTGAAAATATTCAAGATGCATATGCTGAAGCAGCCAGCATTGCTGAACAggtattcaaatttttaggtttatcttttcaaaatattGCAATTTGA